From the Anguilla rostrata isolate EN2019 chromosome 5, ASM1855537v3, whole genome shotgun sequence genome, the window cttgatacagtgttcgATACTATCTAGTGGCAAAAATGGCCAGCATTGTTGGGATGAATAGCCTGTTCCTGTCATTATGTTATCTGATGCACATAAGATTGTAATCTAAGTATATTTATTTCTATCTGTTCTCTTGATCATGAGGAAGTTGACGGCCATTTATTATTCTCCTATATACACTTAAccttttaatacttttttttaggaTGACCGCAGAAAGGAAAGTAAAAAGGTAAGACCTAAtactatttgtgtttttttgctgtgatgTAGTCAGCCTGATTATGTaaattacaatgttttttttttgtttgttttttttctttctccataaGGACGTATTCATTACAACTTCAGGAGGAGAGGGCaagtaagtttaaaaaaaaaaaaaaaattggtattCGAAAACAATGACATTGGCATGCCACCATATTACACAGACgaatggaattttaaaataaccCTAATCCCCATTTACAAACCTGCCTCTTTAACagagatagagcgagagagatgcCTTCCATTCATGTCATAAATAAGGCATGCAGCACTGACTGACTTTGTAGTAACTTGCTGCATACAGCAATGTCTGCCTTGGCTTAAGTTGGTTCACTGACTGACAGTTTTTCTAATGTTAAAATTTGCTTCAAGCTCCAGCTAAGGATCAGTAGTCTTTTAACCAATGTAGGGTGCCTGCTTTTTGTTTTCCGTGGAATGTGTCCTTAATTTTTTATTGGCTTTagaatttatttgcttgtttcaCAACCTGTGCATTATTTGCTAGGGTTTTTATGTATATGCTGCTTTTCTATGGCTAATCGAATGTTCAtcgccttccctccctctctgcttgtAGTGCGTGGACCACGTGGTTGATACCCACCCTGGCTGCTGCCGTGGTCGGCCTGATGTACCGCTACTACACCCTGTAGCACCAGTCCTCCTGAACGTACCACACCCGTCGTGACGGGCCTTAAAATCTGACCGTAAACTCTTATGTCCggacccacaatgcaatgctgaTCTTCTGATCCCTCGCCCCGCTGGTGAGGGGCGGGGACAAGGACGACATCCTCTCGCATCcgctccaacccccccccccacatccgcTGTAACCCAACCCCCGCCCTCGACAGAACAGGTAGTGCTGGAAACCAGCTGCTCTGCCGCACGACCTGTGCTCTCTCCTGCCACGCTTTCTGCCCCGCGGCGACCCGTCTTACTGAGTCACATGGGAGCAGTCAGTCCAGCGGCTTAGTGTGCGTGTCCTGTTCCTAGCAACTGGTTCCTCAACTTTGGGGAAGAGTTGACAGGCTTGTTGGCTTTCATTGCTGGAAAGTCAGGAGGGATAATTAAAATGGACTAAAATCAGGAATCACAGGTTGTATGCataaaggaaaatacatttttgtcattgcAGTCATCTTTTTATTGTGGGGTGCACAATATGTTTTTGCCACATCCTCTTAATATATCTAAATGTCTGTTGAGTGTACAGTTCAGTGCTGGGCCCTTCATAGTGAgttttcagtctgtttttaagccttttttcatgttaattttatGACCTTGTTCTGCAACTGGAAATAAGGTATGCAAAAAAGAAGGTCAGACTCGAGGTAAAAAGATTAATTTGAGGTCTGCCATTCAGTTATAATCATGCTCCTCCGTGGGAATTGCAGCCAGCCATGTTTAAATCTTGCTTCACATTCCACAGACATGTAAGATATCTTGCACACATGTTGGAGGAGTGTCCTTTAAGTTTACAAAAAAGATATTCACCTGCGTCTTGTATTGTTCCGGgtgtcatttaaatgtttaattatgaCAGTTTCCCACTTTAATTTAACGAGCCTTGTCGAAAACTTTTTAGATTTGTACAGAGTACCTGAAAGAACATACTATTGCCATTGAGTTTGTAAAATTGAGTGAGTATGAGgttaaaagtaaattaaaagtAATTCTTAGTGTGAAGTTCTGAAACGATGATATCTGGTAATGCAGGCCTAGACGTTGGCTGTTGGGGAGTACTAGTTTTTAGCAAAAACCACAATTTGAGGTTCAGCAGCTTTCTGAGGTACCGCCTTTATGGTGAAAAAGGAtgcactgtttgtttttcccttctgttaaaatgaaataaatgttgtgctGTAGCTGATTATCTTTTGCATTTTAGACTTTTAGATTAATGTAATTGATTTATAACTTCTTGTCAGTCTTTGGGGAACAGGAACCATATGCCCAAAAGTTGAAGCAGCACCAAACCACAGAAGTGACATGAAGTGGTTTTTACTCACACTAAATAAGTAATTGTATTAGttacattttcatcaaatatcttggaaaataatattttaaaaaaaataaaacacccaaGTGTATAGCTGTAATAAGCTACAGTTAATAGTTCGCCCAGAATGAGGCCATACCAAGATAAATATTGGGCCTGTACAGGAAGGAAGAAGTTATTTTGAACTATGCTTGGAGCAGCTGTAAGGATGATGGGTACTGTGCTTTGAATGAATTGCATGGTTGAATTAATGATCAGCTGCATCTTTATACATGCTTAATTGAGTAATTTATGCAAACCCTGTTTATAATATGAATACATGCATATTGCACAGTATGTTGAATTGTCTCTGCAACAAAGAGAAATGTCTTTCTTACACACTTTTTCAGTATACATTGAATTGTTTATGGGGGGCACCAGGTTGCTTTAATCAGGTTGGTTTCAGTTTTGTTGTCCACATGAATTCATACTTCCATTATTGGTTGTAAAAGAGCAAATAGCTTGCTATCCATTTAAACAAGGCCTCAAACTCAAACTTCATCTCTGTTTCAGATCACAGCGCATACAGAACGTACTgtattgtctgtgtgtggtgtgtggcagATTTTAAACCAGGACAATGAGCTGatgttttttaaagatacaaTTCTGTTTACGATTTGTTACAGCTGTTTGCTTATCACCAGGTAAAAATGGTCCGTGATGTATTCACGATAGAGAAGGTGCACTGTACGGTCTGGTTGGAATACATTTCCCTGCATTTGTCACttatgttcattttataaaatgtttgagGTGACTGATGTTTTGTATCTTGGCCATTTCCCTGTTTGACATTGAATAAAACTGCTGTAACCAAGTAAATTATATGAAAATGGAACTCAGGTTgctttgatgtttattttttaaactgaagtttgtcaaaaaaaaaagttttccatcCATTACTTTCACCAAAAATGTTTGAGGTCTGTTGTGTTGCTTTCACCATAAAgctcattaacatttttacatttattactaTACAAAGTAATTTTATAATGGGTTATGCAGCTTATctatacacattttatttaccgCACACACAAAGATTTGCTTGGAATAAAGTCAGTATACAACCTGAATGGCCAGTATCACTACAAGACCCAGAACAATCAACATACTCAAAATGCATGGATGTAATGAGTgcattaattcaataaaaacaacttGTCTaagcaaaacacatttattctttttttttttttttttggttgagtattaaacaaatgcatactCCAATACAAAAATCTGAATCATTTAGTAATATGTACAAACAGTTTTTCTCTTGGCAAGGTACATATACATGTGTACCAGTGGCATGTACATAAAAAGCGAACAAATTCTGCTGTcattacagtaaaaacaaaggTAGTACACTTGCTCATTGAAGGTACCTGTCATCAGTACTCCTTACGcaccatttgtttgtttttttccctaaagACAAAACAACCCTTACATATAAAGataaaatcacaacatattAAAGGCAGTAGTGTAATTGTACAGTGAAATGTATTAAAGAACAATAATTTGAATATTAGTCTGCATAGGTAAGATCAAATGTTTCTTAAGCATTATTATGGAACAGTACATACTTTCATATGATGATAATGtttgtaaacacaaaacagaaaaaaatatttctgccatAAAAGGTACATTCCACTCACACAACTATATATTAAGTACAAGCTGTACCTTACATATGtcacttctaaaaaaaaaaaaaagaaaaaaaaagcattacaaCTAAATTagctgaaaattattttgttctaaAGTTATACCTAGTAGCTTTTTGCAAATGCTGAAACATTAGATGCATTTTACAAACATGCTGTATGAATTTCATCGTAACAAAATAGTGGTTGACAATACTGAGTACGACATaccatttttatgtgtgtgtactcaaAGTTTGAGACATACACATTTAATTTTGCCCTGTTCTGTTTCCTTGAAGTATGAATGGTGGCCCTGTGCCATCATTAGCGCACTGAGGCTAAAAAAAAGCGTGGTAAATCACAGGTTGACTATCAATATCCATATCCATATCCAGAGGCACTCAGAAGGCTAGCTCAAGTGGTTGGGAGGACAGAAGGGAATCAGTAGTTATAAAAACGCTGGCAGGGCTGCTTGTAGAAGCCGTATCGTTTCACGGAGGGGCAGAAGCGTGTCTTGGCGAGGTTCTGCCTGCAGAGGGCAGTGTGGGTCAGCGACCTGCGCTCCACATGCACCCTGGCTCTCTGGACTGCGCGGAAGTGGTCGGCGTGCTGTAGAATGCTGCCCCTGCAGGGGATGGAACGCCCAACCGGCACAGGCCTGCACAGGGTGAAAGAACGCCGTCAGGCTCCTCCCACACGTCCCCTCATGAACCCCCCGAGTTTGGCCATATGATGCAATCCCGGCACACTAAGAAGCTCGAGCCTCTGGCCGTTTTTACGCAAAGGCTGCGGTGGTTGTGTCACTGACATTATTGAATATTTTGGATTTGAGAGCCACATTACTTGCTCACCTGGCAGAATCCtcgtcttcctctctctcttcatcagACCCAAGGTCATCATCCTCGCTTCTCTGGCTGCTCAGTTGGTACACGGACATACTGGGATGTTCGATGAGCAGATTTTCCAGGGGGTCCACCTCGGGCGGGGCCAAGGCATTCCCCTCTGTGTACACAACGCATCCTCAGCACAAAAGTGACTACCTTATCTTCGATAAACTCAAGTGTTTATTTCAGACACTGTTGATCATATATTTTCCAAAGCACAGACCAATACCTCCTCTTCCAAATTCACTGACCAATGAAGATAAATTTACAGTCTCGGCTTTGACCTTGAACCCACTACCCAGGCCCTTATTTCAAGACTAAATAAACCTAAGCAATTTTTCCAACATAGTTTGGggatcccccccctcccagcaaaATTAGAATTTTGTGTTCTCACCATGAACGTTGATTATGACCCAGTCTCCCTCTTCAAATTCGATCAGGTCTTCACAGCTTTCGTTGTCCTCAATATCATTGACATTTACAGCATCCTCGTTGCCGGCTCCAAGCAGGGCAAGGACTTTTCTGATCATTGTCACAACGGCTTTTCTCCCAGACTACGGGTCACAGTAAAGCTCTGCAGAGCAGACAACAAAGGAAACAGGTCGCCCTCTTGTGGTACATTTTGAAAAGGTACATCACACAGCATTCATATAGGGAACATCAGGTACACCATTTATACCCCTTACATGTCTTTAATTAGACaaatgatatgtaaaatatagcatgttgtgtgtaattaatacacattaaaatgttggAAAGCGAAGACGGATCTTAAAAGGCTTCGTCTCCACCACTGAAACTAGATCCAGCAGCAGCTTGTATAATACCCCTTCCAGCAGAACGTAACATGCTGTACTTTATTTTTGACCTGCTAGCCAGCACTGGTCAAGAATAACATGGCTTTGGCAGCCCTCAATACTTGGTCTCATTTTTCTCCCTGgagttatttttaaacataagcAATTCCTATCCTAATTTAGtttgttaaaatgaatgaatgaatgagtaaaTAAGTGAGATCAAActacatatctctctctctcgctctctctctctctctctctctctctctcaacatcaagcaataaaaaatatgtttctttcaTTGTATTTCTTAGCTGTGTCTATATTTGGACATGGCTTATTTTGCTccccttttcaaataaatataaaataagattAACTGAGCAGTTGTCATTATAGGACATCAGATCATTAGGGACTTTCCGAATTTGTAGATCGAGCTTTGCAATTCCGATTTTAATTGACCGTGATGGAATTAAAAAGGGGTTGaagtcaaataaataagtaaatcaattaatcaataaattattaaataagtCCCATCAGAGCATTGACGTTTCCGCAAAGGCAAACGCCACTGCTGTTACTTCTGTTACGTCTGTTTACCCAGACACTCCGGATGTCTTCGCGCACTTGAGACTGTCTGCATGTTTGGTCAACAGCTGATAACCAGCAGATGCAGCATAACAGCGAGCCAATTACAGGGTgctaaatatttcaaacaactaaaaaaaaattcgATATTCATATATAAGAAAAATACTGCTCTACAACAGCAATAACCTTTGGGATCTCATAATCGACAAACATAAATTAACCTACTGTTTTTAATGGGATTTTAACTCGCTCACGTTTAAATCCTAATTTAACAGTTGGTAAAAAGGTAATAACCCGTACTGAATGCAGTTTACTCAAATAAATGCATCTTACGTTGAATTGTATTAAATTACACAgacgtgtttttgttttcaagatTATATAGCCAATAATGGGATGCGTTAGTGCTGGCCCGGGCATGCACAGGGCACTTGGCACCTGTCCCATAATGGAAATAAACAGAGTAGACCTAGGCTGTCACAGGCTCCGAACTTGGACAGGAAAGCGCGATCAGCTGTTGCACTGGTGACCTTTCATAAAGTAATCAGTGGGCGTCCTTATGAAAacttgaaagaaagaaagtaaaaatcgGCAATAAGTAGGCTATGTAAGGATTGGATTAAATGCATTGTGTCTACTATCATTTACAGCACCACTCGATGCGTAGAATCAAGATGcaatatcaacaaaaaaataaatgattgtcaTAAACAACTGACATGTCGACATTCAAGAGCAAACTGAACTATTAAAGACCCGgagtgtttcccccccccccgagtcgtTTATACTAAGCTGAACTagacaaagaaaacaagcacCAATACAGTTAACCGTGTAGCCTACATAAGGATGCAGACAATAATGTGCACACTTCTAAACGTAGGAAACGTAACGAATCAACTACCTGAAAAGATGAGAGTGGGTATTTTGTTGAAAAGTTGTATCCGAACACTTACATTTCAGTGTTCTGTTCCCATGCACAGTATTGAGCTTCAGGACTTGTTTGTGAACAGTGTTTTGTGTCGGTGCTGTCGTCACTGGGTTTTAAACATCGTCACTTAATCCCTCCTCTTAAGGCGGAGCATGCACAGGAATGAAATTATGGGGATGTCCTGTACTCTTGCGAGCTCAGCTGATCTAGAAATGGGACGTTAAATGGCCAAGCAAGATTTGTCGTGTGTAAACTAGAGAGCGTAAGATAATCTTAGATCCATTGTTAAATGCTTAAAATTGTCATATCCGCGCCAATTTTATTGCGCATGCCCTGCCCATTCgttgcatattatttttttgaattttcgAACCGGCAGTGATCGTTATACCTTGAGGACTTTTGCCGTTGTTTACATTAactcttcttatttttctcacGGTTAATTAAGTTCTCTTGTCGCCAAAACGATAAATCAGATATTAGCCacacatgaaaatgtaatttaaaagcACATCACTCTGTTGGATTGATTGGGATTCTTGGAGCAGGTTATGGAACAGGCTCCAACGACGATTtaagaatacattttctattcttttttttttgtcttttgaaagAATCAgatgttaaacaataaaaactgtAGATCAATTTTCGACAGTTTTTGTCCAAAATGACTCATTGTCTGAATGTACACTAAACACTGGGAATAGTTGCAATTCGATCATATCAATATACCACACACTTTGGcagaagtaataaaaacactttgtaCTGTTACCAAGGAGAATATTTATATCcaacttttttaatttaaattaaaaattctcATTTATACAAGTTTagttttgccaaaatacatATAATGCTTTGCTTTCAGGCCAAAGTGCTCAACGTTTGTCTCATCAGACCCCCACATCACCTTCTTCCAGAAGGTCTTAGGATCTGTCACATGGCTCCTGGCAAACTCCAGTCATGAATAAATGTTGACCTTTCTCAGAAGTGGGTTCCATCTGGCCACTCTCGGAAGATACCATATCTGTGATGTGCTGAAGAAATCGCTCTCTGGATAGTTTCATCAATATCAGCCAACAACCTCTGCATGTGAAAGACCATAGTTTCAATACAGGATGAATTCTGGCACTGTTGAAACTGAGTGAGATTACAGACACTACAGGGATCTTTCACACCATTGACACTattagggtttttaaaaaaatgtgttctgcaaatatatttttaatcattatgattttaaaatatcattataataatttgatatttcagttatttttatttccagtcATGTTTATATTCAGTAATGATTTTGCatgttatattttcttttttactgacGTACTTTTCCTTATGATTCATAAATCGCATATCTTGAAAAGCAGGTGGAGGAAAATTGGTGAGGACATGATCATAACTCTCAGTAAGATGTTTTGTGAACTGATGTTTGGACAGAGTGATTTATCAGCTCTTTCTGTGGCCTCCAGATAAGCGCGTGCATTGCTGAGCACGCTATGGCAGCTGAGGGCAAACAGACTGCAAGCTTCAGGCAGAAGTGAGTTCATTTGCCAGTGTAGGCTGCAGTGGTTACTGATGAGTATTGACTCAATGAGACTATTTTGTCTCATTAAAGCCTTTGTTACCCTTGGTTGAGGTCGTAAAGGTGCATCCAGCAGGCTTGGGGTTTACACCATTCTACCAAATGCACAATATTTTCTTGCAGGGTAAAACTGGCTTTTGCCTGAGTGGTGTTCTTTTGTCTGTTCATGGGTTGATTGAGGTCAGCACACAACTGGGATGAATAAAGAATCCTGTTTGTGCCGCCTCTTGAATATGGTGAGCCCCAACCCATTGATGCTTTTACACCCTCTTATGAAAGTCCCAggccaaaaacacacaagaataCACTGTGTTCCTGGATCACAGTCCGTCTGGTTGGTGGGATTTGTCAGTCTTTCACTGAATGTTTGGTTAAACAATTTAATCTGAAGACAAACATGGCTGCTCCCACAAGCAGAGATCCTCAGTGATCAATGGTCAATGGAACTTAAATGAGACAAATTAAATCAGTGTCCTGTGGTTTagacagtattttaaaaataaactgacctTGCTCTTCCCAGCAAGGTATAAATAACTAGGAAAATGACTATAAGGTGCTGTTCTCCACTGTTGAGTTTGCACCACAAGCAGCTATACTATGAACTTTGTCCAAATGTCTGGGGAAATAGTTAAAGAAGgtagaaaaaagaataatgaaaGTGATCATTCTAACTTCAGAAAACAGCATGGTGGAAACTGGGATTTAGAAAAGTTCTTTAACTGCCAGATATGACAGAACACGTGGTTAGTGTTGATTATAGACTGTTGTAATTCAAGTTGTCTTCTGATCCTTTGTGCGGTCTTTTCCTGATTGTACTTTCAAAAAGTTGCTAACACGTTGcaatattgaaactacaacggttGTCGCGTGCAGGCGGGCCACTTGAAGCGGGGAAACTTGAGTGGTGGTTGCCAGAATACAACCGTTGTTGCAGTTTCAATGTAGccacttgttagcaacttacttctttaaaagcacataaagcTTCGAAATTCGctgttgagatattaatgggtgtaatttatctcgtagaacaaaaaGTGAAATTCTCTTAGACTTACGttaccacagaccttattttatgcagaaaacaaaatccataTGGAAGGGGAAGAAAGCATTCGAAAACTGCCGAGGGAAaaccatggctcaaaaatgcgaTCTCACTTCCAtgttaggactacaaactgtaacacccCGGAAGTATTGTTCCCGAAACTTCCGCTTCACTTCCCTATGGTTGAAGAAAATCAGATGGTGGTTTAATGTGTCGATGGTAGCACAGATACGGTTCTGTGGTTGGTAGACTAGACCATAGCTAGTGTGAACGGTACGCGTGGATTTCACAGAAGTTGTGCGCTGCTAAGGTAGACTACGTCgtgtaatttaaaaagtcaCACTTTATCCTTTCATTTATTGAAGTACGTTTCACTGAGTTTCTTTATGTTACAAATAGGAACGACTGGCTTGCTATTTAGCGTTAGAGTCAGTTAATGTCAAAGATCAAATGCTGCTGTCTTGGCAGCCGAAAACGAAAAGTACAGCCGCTGGATAAACCTAGAAAGTATTACTTCTGCATAAAGCTAGAAAGACAGCTAACGCCAGTTACCAGTAGAAGTAGAAGATTGTGTTCTACACTGGAAATAACTGAGTGAAAAAACGAAGGCTGAGAATACTGCCTTCTGTTCTGACAGGTTTAAAGAGAAGAAGGTTGGCTGTTCAGATAACTGAAGGCCTTGCCCATGgttttgattttaaatataGCGTTAGCCACACGTTTGGTAGGGATATTATAGAAATGCCAACTTACTGTCATATTTACTAACAAGGTGATACCTTATTAGCTAAACGTTATAATGACTTTTACACTTGTTGTTAAACAGGTTCATGTAAGCTTTAAGTTGGGTATCATTGTACTCCTTTCGGTTTTGATTTTGCATAGCATAGTGGTATCGTTAACTTTAGGTAGTATTACATTTAAGAGagtatattttgatattttacacCTTTAAAGCCTTGGTTTGGGGAATTTTTTGTCCGCTGTATCAACACAAATCATCAGCCGGCCAATGAAATGCTAGTGTGATAGTGTAGCCTCCTCATCGGCCATTAATGATTAATATTCgtattattataatgattattattgtgtattattaatgtttgtgttttttattattagtacacattttaaatccttaataatataatcattatttttgtgcCGTGCTACTTAATGAGAAGTTAACGTGTTTTATCACTAGCCTTGTCTTATGTAACTAGCAGAGAAGTTACTGGGAACGTGTTTGAATTATCGCCCGAAGAAGTTAAAACTGCAAGGATGCCTGCTAGAATGGATGACGTCATGCGACTATGTTGCGAGCTGTCTGCTAACCAGCAAATGAAGGCAGCTGTGAAGAATTCTGGGAAGGGTGCAATGCTGGCTGGGGCAGTAGCATTCGCgggggggctgatgggaggtcCTCCAGGAATTGCAGTAGGTAAGTTGAAGGGCTCTAGGTATAGTTCTGTTTTAGtgtacattttccatttgtgcTTTACATACCCCCAGACCCCTATACCAGCCACTGAAAAGCCAGCTGAttgtcagaaacttctgtaagtgTCTATACAATCTATGATCTAAAATAAGTATCTAAACTATTTAATTGCACACTAACTAGCTGAGTTGATAAACATGCACTTATGCAGAAGTAACATATAAAAAAGCCAGCAAACTGTTCCTTTAAAatttgtaataatataataaatacctTTCTTTGTAACCTGTATTGACAACAAGAAGGAACCATTTGCAAATTAAGCAGTAATACAAATAAGGGTTGTTAAGACTTCTTAACATTTTTTAGCACGagagtgtgttcagctgtgaCTCAGGTAACTGGCCTTCAGCTATTTTTGTGCTCCTGTTGAACACAAGTAATGCTTCTTAAAGGAACCGTTCACCCTAAAAAGGAGTGAATTCAGTCATTTTCTTGCCTCAAGTATTGTCTTTGTGAACAATGATAGCTTTCCGCGATGTCTTTTTGCAGATTTGATAAGTCCATATCTGTAAACGTTTTAAGAAGGCTGCCAAGTAATCAGTTACTGTATGTAGTACCTTTGGAAGTGCATTAACTAACATGGAAGCAAACAATCCACAGTTGTACTTTTGTTCTCATTGTCAACTTCTAATGATGTAGCACGTGTGTGACTGCATACCCACTTTAGCTGGTTAGAAAGGTTACTTTAAGAGgttatgtacatatgtatgtggtTGTAACTGCACCTACAgccttttttgtaatttctttttgaagagATTTTAAAGCAGAAACTTAATTGGATCTTCCCATCAGTAGGTTtccatatatataaaaaaaaatgggcccTGTGGAACTCTTCTGAAAATCAAATAACATCTATCATAGTTATGAAGTTAGCGAATATTGACAGATGTCATATACACagaagtgtgtgtatatagcaGCTCCTTACTGTCCTCTCCAGTACTGTGACCAGAGACTGTTGAAAGCCGAGTGTCAGGTCTGGTATCCTTTGTTTAGGAGCCATTCATTGGTAATGGCAGGTTCTGGCTCTGTCTAGTTGGCTAGCTATGGAAAGggaaattttgtttttgggaaTGACCCCTTCAGTGAACATGTTTCTCTTCA encodes:
- the si:ch211-260e23.9 gene encoding tumor protein p53-inducible nuclear protein 2, producing MIRKVLALLGAGNEDAVNVNDIEDNESCEDLIEFEEGDWVIINVHEGNALAPPEVDPLENLLIEHPSMSVYQLSSQRSEDDDLGSDEEREEDEDSARPVPVGRSIPCRGSILQHADHFRAVQRARVHVERRSLTHTALCRQNLAKTRFCPSVKRYGFYKQPCQRFYNY